One genomic segment of Ignavibacteriota bacterium includes these proteins:
- a CDS encoding co-chaperone GroES, which translates to MIDTKKIIIVGDRVLIKPEDDLEKTNSGLYLPPGVKEKEKVQGGYIIKAGPGYPVASAIDEDEPWKKNKDTKYIPLQAKEGDFAIFVRKEAIDIELDKQKLVIVPQSAILLLMREEDLFN; encoded by the coding sequence ATGATTGATACAAAAAAAATAATAATTGTGGGCGACCGTGTTTTAATTAAGCCAGAAGATGATTTAGAAAAAACTAACAGCGGACTTTATCTTCCGCCCGGAGTTAAAGAAAAAGAAAAAGTTCAAGGCGGATATATAATTAAAGCCGGTCCGGGTTATCCGGTTGCTTCTGCAATTGACGAAGATGAACCTTGGAAAAAAAATAAAGATACAAAATATATTCCCTTGCAAGCGAAAGAAGGCGACTTTGCAATTTTTGTTCGCAAGGAAGCAATTGATATTGAACTTGATAAACAGAAACTTGTTATCGTTCCACAATCGGCAATTCTTCTATTAATGAGAGAAGAAGATTTGTTTAATTAA
- a CDS encoding M2 family metallopeptidase, whose protein sequence is MEKEFLEFVQSFENKVVNLSKELSLSNFNATISGKPEDYEKTAELELKLKKIFSNKEDFEKLKKFKNSIQNFDSVNQREIEILYNTYASYQIDENLIAKTISLSNKIEKTFATYRAEVNGKKFTDNEIDKILEKSKNIIELEEIWKASKQIGKMVSNDVIDLVKLRNEAAQNLGYKNYHEMSLRLNELEPEFLDNLFNELDELTRPKFLEIKNEIDIYLSNHYQIEKEKLMPWHYQDKFFQQGPSIYDVDFDKYFEDKNIEKLTDEYYTGIGLNIKDMLAKSDLYEKEGKYQHAYCTQIDKEGDVRVLCNIKPNYKWMSTMLHEFGHAVYDKYVSPKLPWVLREHAHIFTTEAIAMLFGRFAPNPNWLEEMIGISKEEKNKISEKSFKTLQLEQIIFSRWVQVIYRFEKALFENPDQDLNSLWWSLAEKYQGLKKPENRNEPDWASKIHIALYPVYYQNYMLGELLASQLYFYIKEKVLKNNSSEKISFVGKKEVGEYLINLFFSYGALFKWDKLIKHSTGEELNPNYWIKQFAN, encoded by the coding sequence ATGGAAAAAGAATTTTTAGAATTCGTACAATCATTTGAAAATAAAGTTGTAAATCTAAGCAAAGAATTGAGTCTCTCAAATTTCAATGCTACAATTTCCGGCAAACCGGAGGATTATGAAAAAACTGCCGAACTTGAATTAAAACTAAAAAAAATATTTTCAAATAAAGAGGATTTTGAAAAATTAAAAAAGTTTAAGAATTCAATTCAAAATTTTGATTCGGTAAATCAGAGAGAAATTGAAATTCTATATAACACTTATGCTAGCTACCAGATTGATGAAAATCTTATTGCAAAAACAATTTCATTATCAAATAAGATTGAAAAAACTTTTGCAACATACAGAGCAGAAGTAAATGGAAAGAAATTTACTGACAATGAAATTGATAAAATTTTAGAAAAGTCTAAAAATATAATTGAGCTTGAAGAAATTTGGAAGGCAAGCAAGCAGATTGGTAAAATGGTTAGTAATGATGTAATTGATTTAGTAAAATTACGAAATGAAGCCGCACAAAATTTAGGTTATAAAAATTATCATGAAATGAGTTTGAGGCTGAACGAACTTGAACCGGAATTTTTAGATAATCTTTTTAATGAACTTGATGAATTGACACGACCAAAATTTTTGGAAATTAAAAATGAAATAGATATTTATTTATCAAATCATTATCAAATTGAAAAAGAAAAATTAATGCCTTGGCATTATCAAGATAAATTTTTTCAGCAAGGACCAAGTATTTATGATGTTGATTTCGATAAATATTTTGAAGACAAAAATATTGAAAAACTAACCGATGAATATTATACCGGAATTGGTTTGAATATTAAAGATATGCTTGCAAAAAGTGATTTGTATGAAAAGGAAGGAAAATATCAGCATGCATATTGCACGCAAATAGATAAAGAAGGTGATGTAAGAGTTTTGTGTAATATCAAACCAAATTATAAATGGATGTCAACAATGCTTCATGAATTTGGTCACGCAGTTTATGATAAATATGTAAGTCCAAAATTACCGTGGGTTTTACGTGAACATGCGCATATTTTTACAACGGAAGCAATTGCAATGTTATTCGGAAGATTTGCACCCAATCCAAATTGGCTTGAAGAAATGATTGGTATTAGTAAAGAAGAAAAAAATAAAATTTCCGAAAAGAGTTTTAAAACACTTCAACTTGAGCAAATAATTTTTTCGCGCTGGGTACAAGTTATTTACAGATTTGAAAAAGCTTTATTTGAAAATCCGGATCAAGATTTAAATTCTCTATGGTGGAGTTTAGCAGAAAAATATCAAGGTTTGAAAAAACCGGAAAACAGAAATGAACCAGACTGGGCTTCAAAAATTCACATTGCACTATATCCGGTATATTATCAAAATTATATGCTTGGAGAATTATTAGCATCGCAGCTTTATTTCTACATTAAGGAAAAAGTTTTAAAAAATAATTCATCTGAAAAAATTTCATTCGTTGGCAAAAAGGAAGTCGGAGAATATTTAATTAATTTATTTTTCTCATACGGAGCTTTATTCAAGTGGGATAAGCTTATCAAGCATTCAACCGGAGAAGAATTAAATCCGAATTATTGGATTAAGCAATTTGCAAATTGA
- a CDS encoding carbohydrate binding family 9 domain-containing protein — protein MLRCVLLILTIFLISVNTFSQKLPSQNEVKAYKTSETIILDGELLENVWKQNPTTYLIQKEPHVGKPATQKSEIRVAFDNENLYVSGMFYDTNPDSIDKSLMRRDNMVPSDWFFLFLDPYNDDRTGYYFAVNPGGSINDGILFNDSWDDNTWDGIWESKTKVHENGWTAEMKIPFSQLRFSENDKMIWGINFNRDIKRNGENSFYIMVPPSESGFVSKFADLVGLEGIKFKQRFEVLPYIVQKAQYLKHDSGDPFYKGNQYQTSIGADFKVGIGSNFNVDATVNPDFGQVEVDPAVINLSAFETYFQEKRPFFIEGQDMFYFGIGGANNNWGFNFGSPELFYSRRIGRAPQGNLPDYDFVNYPKETRILGAAKLTGKIDESWSLGAINAITERTFATISLNEKKSNIEVEPFSNYGVLRTQKQFNDNRQSIGAIFTSVNRDLGTADLKTSLSNQAYTFGLDGWTFLDSAKQYVITSFFVGSYTSGSKEYMTLLQEQPYRYFQRPDAAYMKLDSNKTSIAGYYGRVMLNKQDGNFYINTALGAVSPGFENSDLGFQWMADKINGHLVLGYRWFDPDNIFRRKSIYMAHFRDYDFEGNLLNNGIMLYSTLQFLNYYNIFVQGFYNTEEYSRNLTRGGPLAKNPAQKSLSINASTDSREKIILGLETSYYDDEFGSNAFDIELELEWKPITQLSFSFGPNYSINKDKRQWIGSFADVNANNTFNNRYVFGELNQKTISSNIRFNWTITPQMSFQLFLQPLISVGNYDNFKELAKTKSLDYNNYSEIGEVNYNSENDEYSIDPDKSGSSEQFTFSNPNFNFKSIRGTLVFRWEVFPGSIFYLVWSQDRDNYNNPGDLQFGRDFRNLVSAESNNIFLAKFSYWLDI, from the coding sequence ATGCTGAGATGTGTTTTACTTATTCTAACAATTTTTTTAATTTCGGTAAATACATTTTCGCAAAAATTACCTTCACAAAACGAAGTAAAAGCTTACAAAACTTCTGAAACAATAATTTTAGATGGTGAATTATTAGAAAATGTTTGGAAACAAAATCCAACCACATATTTAATTCAAAAAGAACCGCATGTAGGAAAACCGGCGACTCAAAAGTCAGAAATTCGTGTAGCATTCGATAACGAAAATTTATACGTGAGCGGTATGTTTTATGATACAAACCCCGATTCTATTGATAAAAGTTTGATGAGAAGAGATAATATGGTTCCTTCCGATTGGTTTTTTCTTTTTCTTGATCCATATAATGATGACCGAACCGGATATTATTTTGCCGTAAATCCCGGAGGTTCTATAAATGATGGAATTTTATTTAACGATAGCTGGGATGATAATACTTGGGATGGCATTTGGGAATCTAAAACAAAAGTTCATGAAAATGGTTGGACTGCCGAAATGAAAATTCCCTTTTCCCAATTAAGATTTAGTGAAAACGATAAAATGATTTGGGGAATTAATTTTAACCGCGATATAAAAAGAAACGGCGAAAATTCATTTTACATTATGGTTCCTCCAAGTGAAAGCGGATTTGTTTCCAAATTTGCAGATTTAGTTGGATTAGAAGGAATAAAGTTTAAACAGCGATTTGAAGTTTTGCCTTATATAGTGCAAAAAGCCCAATATCTAAAGCATGATTCAGGTGATCCATTTTATAAAGGGAATCAATATCAAACTTCTATTGGCGCAGACTTTAAAGTTGGAATTGGAAGTAACTTTAATGTGGATGCAACTGTAAATCCAGATTTTGGACAAGTTGAAGTTGATCCCGCAGTAATAAATCTTTCTGCATTCGAAACATATTTTCAAGAAAAGCGACCGTTTTTTATTGAAGGTCAAGATATGTTTTATTTTGGAATTGGCGGCGCAAACAATAATTGGGGATTTAATTTTGGAAGTCCGGAACTATTTTATTCGAGAAGAATTGGAAGAGCTCCGCAAGGGAATTTACCGGATTATGATTTTGTAAATTATCCAAAAGAAACAAGAATTTTAGGAGCTGCAAAATTAACCGGAAAGATTGATGAGAGCTGGTCACTTGGTGCAATTAATGCAATTACAGAAAGAACTTTTGCCACAATTTCTCTAAACGAAAAAAAATCAAATATTGAAGTTGAGCCATTTTCAAATTACGGAGTTTTACGTACACAAAAACAATTTAATGATAATCGTCAATCAATTGGTGCAATTTTTACATCGGTAAATAGAGATTTGGGAACTGCCGATCTTAAAACTTCATTAAGCAACCAAGCTTATACTTTTGGTCTAGATGGATGGACGTTTTTAGATTCCGCTAAACAATATGTAATTACAAGTTTTTTTGTTGGTTCTTATACAAGCGGTTCAAAAGAATATATGACTTTACTTCAAGAACAACCGTATAGATATTTTCAAAGACCCGATGCAGCTTATATGAAACTTGATTCAAACAAAACAAGTATTGCCGGTTATTATGGCAGAGTTATGCTGAATAAACAAGATGGAAACTTTTATATCAATACAGCATTGGGTGCAGTTTCTCCCGGTTTTGAAAATAGTGATTTAGGATTTCAATGGATGGCTGATAAAATTAACGGACATTTAGTTTTAGGTTATCGCTGGTTTGATCCCGATAATATTTTTAGAAGAAAATCTATTTACATGGCTCATTTTAGAGATTATGATTTTGAAGGAAATTTGCTGAACAATGGCATAATGCTTTATTCAACTTTACAGTTTTTAAATTACTATAATATTTTCGTTCAAGGATTTTACAATACTGAAGAATATTCAAGAAATTTAACTCGCGGTGGACCTTTAGCAAAAAATCCCGCACAAAAATCACTTTCTATTAATGCTTCAACTGATTCAAGAGAAAAAATAATTTTAGGATTAGAAACTTCATACTATGATGATGAATTTGGAAGCAATGCATTTGATATTGAATTAGAGTTAGAGTGGAAACCTATTACTCAGCTTAGCTTTAGCTTTGGTCCTAATTATTCTATAAATAAAGATAAGCGTCAATGGATTGGAAGTTTTGCAGATGTTAATGCAAATAATACATTTAATAATAGATATGTTTTCGGTGAACTAAATCAAAAAACAATTTCATCAAATATAAGATTTAATTGGACAATTACACCGCAAATGAGTTTTCAACTTTTCTTGCAGCCATTAATTTCTGTAGGGAATTATGATAATTTCAAAGAATTGGCAAAAACAAAATCTTTGGATTACAATAATTATTCGGAAATTGGTGAAGTAAATTATAATTCTGAAAATGATGAATATTCAATTGATCCAGATAAATCGGGATCTTCGGAACAATTTACTTTTAGTAACCCAAATTTTAATTTTAAATCAATTCGTGGAACTTTAGTTTTTCGTTGGGAAGTTTTCCCCGGTTCTATTTTCTATTTGGTTTGGTCTCAAGATAGAGATAATTACAACAATCCCGGCGATTTACAATTTGGAAGAGATTTCAGAAATTTAGTCTCGGCTGAATCAAATAATATCTTTCTTGCAAAGTTTTCTTACTGGTTGGATATTTAG
- a CDS encoding DUF4252 domain-containing protein encodes MKIKMKYLILIFGIAILNSGCIGINREFKNIRSQILESMNDDFDREIEFSVGPVGFFIASQFVKFADTEENVDEMLSKIRNIQIGVYNRLSNFSNPSFEILNNISHSFDDVEWKPIVKSTHDGELTGIFLKENYLDEINELFIVTLTEEELILVKLQGNLSSIIDIIIRDYGHEIKIAGNN; translated from the coding sequence ATGAAAATTAAAATGAAATATTTAATTCTAATATTCGGAATTGCAATTTTAAATTCTGGTTGTATAGGAATTAACAGAGAATTTAAAAATATCCGCTCACAAATATTAGAAAGTATGAATGATGATTTTGATAGAGAAATAGAATTCTCAGTTGGTCCCGTTGGATTTTTTATCGCAAGCCAATTTGTAAAATTTGCCGATACAGAAGAAAATGTTGACGAAATGCTTTCCAAAATTAGAAACATACAAATTGGAGTTTATAATAGATTAAGTAATTTTTCCAATCCATCTTTCGAAATTTTAAATAATATTTCTCATTCATTTGATGATGTTGAATGGAAACCAATTGTTAAATCAACTCACGATGGTGAATTGACCGGAATATTTTTAAAGGAAAATTATCTTGATGAAATAAATGAGTTGTTCATTGTAACATTAACCGAAGAAGAATTGATCTTGGTTAAATTGCAAGGAAACCTAAGTTCTATAATAGATATAATTATTAGAGATTATGGTCACGAAATAAAAATTGCCGGAAATAATTAA
- a CDS encoding DUF4252 domain-containing protein has protein sequence MKTLIKSVLIIIFFAAINISAQENDYSKYPGFVNFGDLNSLQDGEEVTEILIEEKLLKMVSKFTDEDPELSDLVGGLKLIKVNTFEVTPSNSTDLMKRAQSIDKDLMNKKWDRIVKTKSKGNVANVYLKTAGDDEFVGLTVVTVDEGGEAAFVNIVGNINMDALGKLGKKFDIPGLDGIKKE, from the coding sequence ATGAAAACATTAATTAAATCTGTGTTAATAATAATATTCTTTGCAGCAATAAATATTTCTGCACAAGAAAATGATTATTCAAAATATCCCGGTTTTGTAAATTTTGGAGATTTAAATTCGCTTCAAGATGGTGAAGAAGTTACTGAAATTTTAATCGAGGAAAAATTATTGAAAATGGTTTCCAAATTTACAGATGAAGATCCGGAACTTTCTGATTTGGTCGGCGGATTAAAATTAATTAAAGTAAATACTTTTGAAGTAACACCAAGTAATTCGACTGATTTGATGAAACGTGCGCAATCAATTGATAAAGATTTGATGAATAAAAAATGGGATAGAATTGTTAAAACTAAATCAAAAGGAAATGTAGCAAACGTATATTTAAAAACTGCCGGCGATGATGAATTTGTTGGATTAACCGTTGTTACCGTTGATGAAGGCGGAGAAGCAGCTTTTGTAAATATTGTAGGAAATATTAATATGGACGCTTTGGGAAAATTAGGTAAAAAGTTTGATATTCCCGGTTTGGATGGAATTAAAAAAGAATAA